One Paraburkholderia sp. IMGN_8 DNA window includes the following coding sequences:
- a CDS encoding response regulator transcription factor: MRFSILNSDAERRDGLKALLRQIDRLARFNEAQDWRQVERTLKRQQPDLLVIDWQDWMSVADARRLLSHYPGLRIAVLADEVSPACVRDLMDEGVLGVVPRETDPCLIVRAFEMVLLGGHYVPAGALALNPPLPPDAAIRPFDEKNPPPRRARLSSGLSPRQEQIMRCVHMGSTNKMIARTLGISEGTVKIHLTSIFQQLGAPNRAAAVALYNGWLSAHLQVLRNDGESPVRPVMGQAGVVPLRRRTRQRFQYPLPANETADTLPMAAEPSTPFGDPPPAGSALEPATEGSE, encoded by the coding sequence ATGCGATTCTCGATACTCAACTCAGACGCGGAACGACGCGATGGGCTCAAAGCGCTACTGCGGCAAATCGACCGGCTGGCGCGTTTCAATGAAGCACAAGATTGGCGTCAGGTAGAACGCACGCTCAAGCGCCAGCAGCCCGACTTGCTGGTAATCGACTGGCAAGACTGGATGTCGGTGGCGGATGCTCGCCGCCTGCTCAGTCACTATCCGGGCCTGCGCATTGCCGTGCTGGCCGACGAGGTCTCGCCTGCCTGCGTGCGGGACCTGATGGACGAAGGTGTGCTCGGCGTAGTGCCGCGCGAAACCGATCCGTGCCTGATCGTGCGCGCTTTCGAGATGGTACTGCTGGGCGGTCATTATGTGCCGGCAGGCGCGTTGGCGCTCAATCCCCCTCTGCCTCCGGATGCCGCCATCCGCCCGTTCGACGAGAAGAATCCCCCGCCTCGTCGCGCCCGGCTTTCCAGCGGCCTGTCGCCACGCCAGGAGCAGATCATGCGTTGCGTCCACATGGGCAGCACGAACAAGATGATCGCGCGCACGCTCGGCATCAGCGAAGGCACCGTCAAGATTCATCTAACCAGCATATTCCAGCAACTCGGGGCACCCAATCGCGCCGCCGCGGTCGCGCTTTACAACGGCTGGCTGTCGGCCCATTTGCAGGTACTGCGCAACGATGGCGAAAGTCCGGTTCGGCCGGTGATGGGGCAAGCCGGCGTGGTGCCATTGCGGCGCCGCACGCGGCAGCGCTTCCAGTATCCGTTGCCAGCCAACGAAACTGCCGATACGCTGCCTATGGCCGCCGAACCGAGCACGCCCTTTGGCGATCCACCGCCCGCCGGTTCAGCGTTGGAACCGGCTACGGAAGGTTCGGAATGA
- a CDS encoding energy-coupling factor ABC transporter permease translates to MGFLYTPLPFWVAVGGWIATAIVVALALWKNPFKRLQDGTLQHVWLAIVVAISVLWASNAWLDDGTVMHLLGATLVVTLFDWALALIAMAVVTGLAAVVFDAPWQGIALTFLVFGALPVGISTLVQRASIAWLPRNMFMFIFGQGFVSPAIAVSLTASAALGIHIALADGSMTVVPAGYAFSVLLLATGEAWFTGMSTALIAVYRPAWVTTYDVRRYRLGGPRT, encoded by the coding sequence ATGGGTTTCCTCTACACACCGCTTCCGTTTTGGGTCGCTGTCGGTGGCTGGATCGCCACTGCGATAGTGGTCGCGCTCGCGCTCTGGAAAAACCCCTTCAAACGACTTCAGGACGGCACGCTGCAGCACGTCTGGCTCGCGATCGTTGTCGCGATTTCCGTGCTGTGGGCCAGCAATGCGTGGCTCGACGACGGCACCGTCATGCATCTGCTCGGCGCCACACTGGTCGTCACACTATTCGACTGGGCGCTGGCGCTGATTGCAATGGCGGTGGTCACCGGTCTTGCTGCCGTCGTTTTCGACGCACCCTGGCAGGGCATCGCGCTGACTTTCCTTGTATTCGGTGCGCTGCCTGTCGGCATCTCGACGCTGGTTCAGCGCGCCAGCATCGCCTGGCTGCCACGCAACATGTTCATGTTTATCTTCGGCCAGGGTTTTGTATCGCCGGCTATTGCCGTGTCGCTCACCGCCTCTGCGGCACTTGGCATTCACATCGCGCTTGCCGACGGATCGATGACCGTGGTGCCGGCCGGCTATGCATTCAGCGTGCTTCTACTAGCCACTGGCGAAGCATGGTTCACCGGCATGTCGACGGCGTTGATCGCGGTCTACCGGCCCGCATGGGTCACCACCTACGACGTGCGCCGATATCGATTGGGCGGACCACGCACCTGA
- a CDS encoding M14-type cytosolic carboxypeptidase: MTLSITSHFDAGAIEVLSCEEAGNIRLRVRPDSHAEFAQWFYFRVSGAAGERCVMTFENAAACAFAEGWRDYQAVASYDRVNWFRVPTSYDGRVLAIDHTPDFDRIYYAYFEPYSEERHSEFLGAVQQMPQASLTELGKTVEGRPMSLLTLGTPQTGDTPKKKIWLIARQHPGETMAEWFIEGLVKRLAGWGDWAGDPVARKLYDHAVFYIVPNMNPDGSVHGNLRTNAAGANLNREWMEPDTARSPEVLVVRDAIHATGCDLFFDIHGDEALPYVFVAGSEMLPGFTERQGVEQKAFIEAFKHASPDFQDKYGYAASKYREDALKLASKYIGNEFGCLSLTLEMPFKDNANLPDERVGWNGERSASLGAAMLQAILRHVETFA, translated from the coding sequence ATGACGTTATCGATTACGAGCCACTTCGACGCGGGTGCGATCGAAGTGCTGTCCTGCGAAGAGGCCGGCAATATCCGTCTGCGTGTGCGGCCCGACAGTCACGCCGAGTTCGCGCAATGGTTCTACTTCCGGGTGTCCGGCGCTGCTGGCGAGCGCTGCGTGATGACCTTCGAAAATGCTGCTGCATGCGCGTTTGCCGAAGGCTGGCGCGACTATCAGGCGGTGGCGAGCTACGACCGGGTGAACTGGTTCCGCGTGCCGACCTCTTACGACGGCCGCGTGCTGGCAATCGATCACACGCCGGATTTCGATCGCATCTATTACGCGTATTTCGAGCCGTATAGCGAAGAGCGGCACTCGGAGTTTCTCGGCGCGGTCCAGCAGATGCCGCAGGCTTCGCTCACGGAGTTGGGCAAAACCGTCGAGGGCCGGCCGATGTCGCTATTGACGCTCGGCACGCCGCAAACCGGCGACACGCCCAAGAAGAAGATCTGGCTGATTGCCCGTCAGCATCCTGGCGAGACGATGGCCGAATGGTTTATCGAGGGCCTGGTGAAACGTCTGGCGGGCTGGGGTGATTGGGCGGGCGACCCGGTCGCGCGCAAGCTGTACGATCACGCGGTGTTTTACATCGTGCCGAACATGAATCCGGACGGCAGCGTGCACGGCAATCTGCGCACCAACGCGGCCGGTGCGAACCTGAATCGTGAATGGATGGAGCCGGATACCGCGCGCAGCCCGGAAGTGCTGGTGGTGCGCGATGCGATTCACGCGACCGGTTGCGATCTGTTCTTCGATATTCACGGCGACGAGGCGCTGCCGTACGTGTTCGTGGCCGGCTCCGAAATGCTGCCGGGTTTCACTGAGCGGCAAGGGGTGGAGCAAAAGGCGTTTATCGAGGCGTTCAAGCATGCAAGCCCGGACTTTCAGGACAAGTATGGCTATGCCGCGAGCAAGTATCGCGAGGACGCGCTGAAGCTGGCTTCGAAGTACATCGGCAACGAATTCGGCTGCCTGTCGTTGACGCTCGAAATGCCCTTCAAGGACAACGCCAATCTGCCCGACGAGCGGGTGGGCTGGAACGGCGAGCGCAGCGCGTCGCTCGGCGCCGCGATGCTGCAGGCGATTTTGCGGCATGTCGAGACGTTTGCCTGA
- the yaaA gene encoding peroxide stress protein YaaA, translating into MIIVLSPAKSLDYETPPHVKKHTIPDFVDDAAELIGGLRRLSPQQIATLMSISDPLAQLNFQRYAEWSPTFGTHNAKQAVLAFNGDVYEGFNAKTLSSADLDYAQNHVRVLSGLYGLLRPLDLLQPYRLEMGTRFANTRGKDLYAFWGERITQALNAQLKKNAAASRVLVNCASGEYFKSVKPKLLDAPVVTPVFEDWKGGRYKIISFHAKRARGLMARYAVENRLNAPEQLKGFDAEGYAFEPEASNDSTYVFRRRVAD; encoded by the coding sequence ATGATAATCGTTCTGTCGCCGGCGAAATCGCTCGACTACGAAACCCCACCGCACGTCAAAAAGCACACGATCCCCGATTTTGTCGACGACGCGGCCGAATTGATCGGCGGATTGCGCCGTTTGTCACCGCAGCAGATCGCCACGCTGATGAGCATTTCGGATCCGCTCGCGCAACTCAATTTCCAGCGCTACGCCGAATGGTCGCCGACCTTCGGCACCCACAACGCCAAACAGGCGGTGCTCGCGTTCAACGGCGACGTGTACGAAGGCTTTAACGCGAAGACGCTGTCGTCGGCTGATCTGGATTACGCGCAAAACCATGTGCGGGTGTTATCCGGTTTGTACGGATTGTTGCGGCCGCTCGATCTGCTGCAACCGTACCGGCTCGAAATGGGCACGCGCTTTGCCAATACGCGCGGCAAGGATCTGTACGCGTTCTGGGGCGAGCGGATCACGCAGGCGTTGAACGCGCAACTGAAGAAGAACGCTGCCGCCTCGCGCGTGTTGGTGAATTGCGCATCGGGCGAGTACTTCAAGTCGGTCAAGCCGAAGCTGCTCGATGCGCCGGTTGTCACGCCCGTGTTCGAAGACTGGAAGGGCGGCCGCTACAAGATCATCAGCTTCCACGCGAAGCGCGCGCGCGGCCTGATGGCGCGCTACGCGGTCGAAAACCGCCTTAACGCGCCGGAGCAACTGAAGGGCTTCGACGCCGAAGGCTACGCGTTCGAGCCCGAAGCTTCGAACGATTCCACCTACGTATTCCGCCGCCGCGTCGCTGACTAG
- a CDS encoding putative toxin-antitoxin system toxin component, PIN family encodes MPGSHASRGALRVVLDSNVWIDILVFDDPHTRPIRAALESGAFAALIDARCLAELTYVLDYPQFVHRNVDKAAALAVVARLAQLVEPAAPAEDTRPLPKCKDCDDQKFLELAHAAQADWLVSKDRAVLKLAKRIARDFGFQIAQPAPFVTLVGASLTAAGEPAPA; translated from the coding sequence ATGCCCGGTTCCCATGCCTCACGCGGCGCTTTGCGCGTCGTCCTCGATTCCAATGTCTGGATCGATATTCTCGTGTTCGACGACCCGCACACGCGGCCGATCCGCGCCGCGCTCGAAAGCGGCGCTTTCGCCGCGCTGATCGACGCGCGCTGTCTCGCCGAACTCACCTACGTACTCGACTATCCGCAATTCGTGCATCGAAATGTCGACAAGGCGGCGGCTCTTGCCGTCGTCGCGCGCCTCGCGCAGCTGGTCGAACCTGCAGCGCCTGCGGAAGACACAAGGCCGCTGCCCAAATGCAAAGACTGCGACGATCAGAAGTTTCTCGAACTCGCGCACGCCGCGCAGGCCGACTGGCTGGTGTCGAAAGATCGCGCGGTGTTGAAGCTCGCCAAGCGTATCGCGCGCGACTTCGGCTTCCAGATCGCCCAGCCGGCGCCCTTCGTCACGTTAGTCGGCGCCTCTTTGACAGCCGCCGGCGAGCCCGCGCCCGCGTGA
- a CDS encoding pyridoxal phosphate-dependent aminotransferase: MNAPHDTPTIPSFPSRLPDVGTTIFTVMSALAAEKGAVNLGQGFPDFGCDPRIVDAVANAMRDGHNQYPPMAGVAPLRQAISDKIANLYGRRYDATNEITVTAGATQALLTAILCSVHPGDEVIVVEPTYDSYLPSIELAGGKPVFVTLDAPDYAIPFDKLAAAITPKTRLLLINTPHNPTGTVWRAEDMRKLEEIVRGTNVLILSDEVYEHMVYDGAPHESVARYPELAQRSFVVSSFGKTYHVTGWKVGYVAAPAALTAEFRKVHQFNVFTVNTPMQIGLAQYMRDPAPYLDLPAFYQKKRDFFRAGLANSRFKLLPCTGTYFQCVDYSAISDLPEAEFAQWLTSEVGVAAIPVSAFYHEAHESGVVRFCFAKQESTLAAALDRLARL; encoded by the coding sequence ATGAATGCACCGCACGACACGCCCACGATTCCTTCGTTTCCGTCTCGCCTGCCGGATGTCGGCACGACGATTTTCACCGTGATGAGCGCGCTCGCCGCCGAAAAAGGCGCGGTGAACCTCGGCCAGGGCTTTCCCGACTTCGGCTGCGATCCTCGAATTGTGGATGCGGTCGCGAACGCCATGCGCGACGGCCACAATCAATACCCGCCGATGGCCGGCGTCGCGCCGCTGCGTCAGGCGATCTCGGACAAGATTGCGAACCTGTACGGCCGCCGCTACGACGCCACCAACGAAATCACCGTGACAGCAGGCGCTACGCAAGCGCTGCTAACCGCGATTCTCTGCTCCGTGCATCCGGGCGACGAGGTGATCGTGGTCGAGCCAACCTACGACAGCTACCTGCCGTCGATCGAACTGGCGGGCGGCAAGCCGGTGTTCGTCACGCTCGACGCACCTGATTACGCGATTCCCTTCGACAAGCTCGCTGCTGCGATAACGCCGAAAACACGGCTGCTGCTGATCAACACGCCGCACAATCCGACCGGCACGGTCTGGCGCGCCGAAGACATGCGCAAGCTCGAAGAAATCGTGCGCGGCACCAATGTGCTGATTCTGTCGGACGAAGTGTATGAACACATGGTGTACGACGGCGCACCGCACGAAAGCGTCGCGCGTTATCCGGAACTGGCACAGCGCAGTTTCGTGGTGTCGAGCTTCGGTAAGACCTATCACGTGACGGGCTGGAAGGTGGGCTATGTGGCCGCGCCCGCCGCACTGACCGCCGAATTCCGCAAGGTGCACCAGTTCAACGTGTTCACGGTCAACACGCCGATGCAGATCGGTCTTGCGCAATACATGCGGGATCCGGCACCGTATCTGGATCTGCCGGCGTTTTATCAGAAGAAGCGCGACTTCTTCCGCGCCGGTCTCGCGAATTCTCGCTTCAAGCTGCTGCCTTGCACAGGCACGTACTTTCAATGCGTCGACTATTCGGCGATCAGCGATTTGCCCGAAGCCGAATTCGCGCAGTGGCTGACCAGCGAGGTCGGCGTCGCGGCGATTCCGGTGTCGGCGTTCTATCATGAGGCGCATGAATCGGGCGTGGTGCGCTTCTGCTTTGCCAAGCAGGAAAGCACGCTAGCCGCCGCGCTCGACCGGCTGGCGCGGCTCTAG
- a CDS encoding glutathione S-transferase — translation MIKLCGFALSNYYNKVKFVLLEHGIPFEEVSVLPSQEEAMLEHSPLGKVPYIQTEHGDLCESQCIVDYLAARFPDKAIFSPDPWEAGKERELIMFVDVHLELTARNLYKEAFFGGTVTDATKARVEKLLAHHIAGFKRIAKFGPYLRGERFSVADTAGYVSLPLVGMATQTIYGRDLLLDAGVDWKSYVKAINDRPAAQRVTKDRKAYIAAARAA, via the coding sequence ATGATCAAGCTGTGCGGTTTCGCGCTGTCCAATTACTACAACAAAGTGAAGTTCGTGCTGCTCGAACACGGCATTCCGTTCGAGGAAGTGTCTGTGCTGCCGAGCCAGGAAGAGGCCATGCTCGAGCATTCGCCGCTCGGCAAGGTGCCTTATATCCAGACCGAGCACGGCGATCTGTGCGAGTCGCAATGCATCGTCGACTATCTGGCCGCGCGTTTTCCCGACAAGGCCATCTTCTCGCCGGACCCGTGGGAGGCGGGCAAAGAGCGCGAACTGATCATGTTCGTCGACGTGCATCTCGAACTGACCGCGCGCAATCTCTACAAGGAAGCGTTCTTCGGCGGCACGGTGACCGACGCGACCAAGGCGCGAGTCGAGAAATTGCTCGCGCATCACATCGCCGGTTTCAAGAGAATCGCAAAGTTCGGGCCTTATTTGCGCGGCGAGCGTTTCAGTGTCGCCGATACGGCGGGTTATGTCAGCTTGCCGCTGGTGGGCATGGCGACGCAGACGATCTACGGCCGCGATCTTCTGCTCGACGCCGGCGTCGACTGGAAAAGCTATGTGAAGGCGATCAACGACCGGCCGGCCGCGCAGCGTGTGACCAAAGACCGCAAGGCGTATATCGCGGCGGCGCGTGCGGCCTGA
- a CDS encoding 3-hydroxyacyl-CoA dehydrogenase, with protein MTSRNYSIETIGIVGTGAMGRGIAQIAALAGLTVRLYDTNPAAIGAARDYLAETFARLSAKGKLDQARSLAALANVSGAQAIGDLADCELVIEAIVEKLDVKQALFRELETVVSGHCVLASNTSSLSITAIAAGCTDPSRVAGYHFFNPVPLMKVVEVIDGLRSDPAAGDALMNLARRMGHTPVRAKDMPGFIVNHAGRGMNTEGLRVAGEGVASFADIDRIMREQAGFRLGPFELLDLTALDVSHPVMESIYHQFYEEPRFTPSPITGTRLAGGLIGRKTGEGFYRYEDGKQQVPAEAPAPTELPKSVWVSKRYPEAREAVVQLVAKAGVTLDEGAAPAADSLIVVTPFGHDATTAAVDEELDASRVVAFDALFPLVGAQRRTLMTTPATTLAARNTAHALFAADGIPVTVIRDSTGFVAQRVVATIVNIGCDIAQKQIATPEDIDLAVTLGLGYPRGPLALGDVLGAKTILTILRNIFSVLGDPRYRPSPWLARRAQLGLSLTQRDAADTQTETQQ; from the coding sequence ATGACCTCTCGCAATTACAGCATCGAGACTATCGGCATTGTCGGAACCGGCGCAATGGGCCGTGGTATTGCCCAGATCGCCGCGCTGGCGGGCCTCACCGTGCGTCTTTACGACACGAACCCCGCCGCGATCGGCGCCGCGCGCGACTACCTTGCCGAGACTTTCGCCAGGTTGAGCGCCAAAGGCAAGCTCGACCAGGCCCGCTCGCTCGCCGCGTTAGCGAACGTGAGCGGCGCACAGGCCATCGGCGATCTGGCCGATTGCGAACTGGTCATCGAGGCGATCGTCGAAAAGCTCGACGTGAAGCAGGCCCTCTTCCGCGAACTCGAAACGGTGGTGAGTGGCCACTGTGTGCTGGCTTCGAACACGTCGTCGCTGTCGATCACGGCGATCGCCGCGGGTTGCACCGATCCGTCGCGCGTGGCCGGTTACCACTTCTTCAATCCCGTGCCGTTGATGAAGGTCGTCGAAGTGATCGACGGTCTGCGCAGCGATCCAGCCGCCGGCGACGCGTTGATGAACCTCGCCCGCCGCATGGGCCACACGCCGGTACGTGCGAAGGACATGCCCGGCTTCATCGTCAATCACGCCGGCCGCGGGATGAATACCGAAGGCTTGCGCGTGGCGGGCGAAGGCGTCGCGAGCTTCGCCGACATCGACCGCATCATGCGCGAGCAAGCGGGCTTCCGGCTCGGGCCATTCGAACTGCTCGATCTGACCGCGCTCGACGTGTCGCATCCGGTGATGGAATCGATCTATCACCAGTTCTATGAAGAGCCCCGCTTCACGCCGTCGCCGATCACCGGCACGCGGCTCGCGGGCGGCCTGATCGGCCGCAAGACCGGCGAAGGTTTTTACCGCTACGAAGACGGCAAGCAGCAAGTGCCCGCCGAAGCGCCTGCGCCAACTGAACTGCCTAAAAGCGTGTGGGTCAGCAAGCGTTATCCGGAAGCGCGCGAGGCGGTTGTGCAACTGGTCGCCAAAGCCGGCGTGACGCTCGACGAAGGCGCCGCCCCCGCCGCGGATTCGCTGATCGTCGTGACACCGTTCGGTCACGACGCGACCACCGCCGCCGTCGACGAAGAGCTCGATGCGAGCCGCGTGGTCGCCTTCGACGCACTATTCCCGCTGGTCGGCGCGCAACGCCGCACACTGATGACGACGCCCGCCACGACTCTCGCCGCACGCAACACCGCGCACGCGCTGTTTGCCGCCGACGGCATCCCCGTCACCGTGATTCGCGATTCGACCGGCTTCGTTGCGCAACGCGTGGTGGCGACGATCGTCAACATCGGCTGCGATATCGCGCAAAAGCAGATCGCCACGCCCGAAGATATCGATCTCGCCGTGACGCTCGGCCTCGGCTATCCGCGCGGGCCGCTCGCACTCGGCGATGTGCTCGGTGCGAAAACGATCCTGACGATCTTGCGCAATATCTTCAGTGTGCTCGGCGATCCGCGCTACCGTCCGTCGCCTTGGCTCGCACGGCGAGCGCAGCTCGGTCTGTCGCTGACCCAACGCGACGCTGCCGATACCCAAACGGAGACGCAACAATGA
- a CDS encoding enoyl-CoA hydratase, with amino-acid sequence MSAELLTSRPTESESTLVLTLSNPGARNALHPDMYAAGIEALDSVERDPSIRAVVINGADQFFCAGGNLNRLLENRAKDPSVQAESIDLLGEWISALRLSSKPVIAAVEGAAAGAGFSLALACDLIVAADDAKFVMSYARVGLTPDGGGSWFLAQALPRQLATEVLIEGKPIGAARLHDLGVVNKLAKAGAVRDTAVAWADELGKISPNSVARIKGLIGAAGAQPLAEHLVAERDSFVASLHHRDGLEGISAFLEKRAPVYK; translated from the coding sequence ATGAGCGCTGAACTGCTGACTTCGCGCCCGACCGAAAGCGAATCGACTCTGGTCCTCACGCTGTCGAACCCCGGCGCCCGCAACGCGCTGCATCCGGACATGTACGCCGCCGGCATCGAAGCGCTCGACTCGGTGGAACGCGATCCGTCGATCCGCGCCGTCGTGATTAACGGCGCGGACCAGTTCTTCTGCGCCGGCGGCAATCTGAATCGCTTGTTGGAAAACCGCGCAAAAGATCCGTCGGTGCAGGCGGAAAGCATCGATCTGCTCGGCGAATGGATTTCGGCGCTGCGTCTGTCGTCGAAACCGGTGATCGCCGCAGTCGAAGGCGCCGCCGCGGGTGCGGGTTTTTCGCTGGCGCTCGCGTGCGACCTGATCGTCGCCGCGGACGACGCCAAGTTCGTGATGTCGTACGCGCGCGTCGGCCTGACGCCGGATGGCGGAGGCTCATGGTTTCTCGCGCAGGCTTTGCCGCGTCAGCTGGCAACTGAAGTGCTGATCGAAGGCAAGCCGATCGGCGCCGCGCGTTTGCATGATCTAGGCGTCGTCAACAAACTGGCGAAGGCCGGCGCCGTGCGCGATACCGCAGTGGCCTGGGCAGACGAACTCGGCAAGATTTCGCCAAATTCTGTTGCGCGCATCAAAGGGTTGATCGGCGCAGCCGGCGCGCAGCCACTCGCGGAGCACCTGGTTGCGGAGCGCGACAGTTTCGTCGCGTCGCTGCATCATCGTGACGGGCTCGAGGGGATTTCCGCGTTCCTCGAAAAACGCGCGCCGGTCTACAAGTGA